The proteins below come from a single Isoptericola dokdonensis DS-3 genomic window:
- the ggt gene encoding gamma-glutamyltransferase, producing MDHRSSARQTRSAERPSGRRSGPRLLAGLTAVTLAATTAVATTAVGTTTASAHPPSSSAGKDHGRWDDKVPTARGFGGAISTVDPEASRVGLDVLRRGGNAVDAAVAAAAALGVTEPYSAGIGGGGFFLHYDARSGEVSTIDGRETAPAAMPRDAFIDPATGAPYRFTPELVTSGVSVGTPGTPATWETALDEWGTWSLRKALRPATTLARRGFVVDETFRQQTLDNEARFAAFPATAELFLPRGDAPRVGSRFRNPDLARTYEELAKRGTDAFYSGALAAEMVSAVQDPVTDPATTLPVPPGHLALEDLAGYQALVQAPTVSDYREFDVYGMAPPSSGGSTVGEALNILETFDLAGMSDVDYLHHYLEASALAFADRGAYLGDAAFVDVPLDTLLSDEFAAERACLLDPTTAATKPVPPGDVDADDGTCGETLAPEREDTENISTTNLTVVDKWGNVVEYTLTIEQTGGSGMVVPGRGFLLNNELTDFSPVWDADDPNRIEPGKRPRSSMAPTLVLRDDEPVLALGSPGGSTIITTVLQTLTNHLDRGMPIDQALAAPRATQRNTANVTAEPEFISAYGPALTAYGHTLVASGDQFTSAAEIGAATAVQIGEDGLLTAVSEPRRRGGGAAMVVRPVRD from the coding sequence ATGGACCACCGTAGTTCCGCACGTCAGACCCGCTCCGCCGAGCGACCGAGCGGCCGGCGCAGCGGCCCCCGGTTGCTCGCCGGCCTCACGGCGGTCACCCTCGCCGCGACCACCGCCGTCGCCACCACCGCGGTCGGCACGACCACCGCGAGCGCCCACCCGCCGTCGTCGAGCGCCGGGAAGGACCACGGCCGCTGGGACGACAAGGTGCCCACGGCGCGCGGGTTCGGAGGGGCGATCAGCACGGTCGACCCGGAGGCGAGCCGCGTGGGTCTGGACGTGCTGCGCCGGGGCGGGAACGCGGTGGACGCGGCGGTCGCGGCGGCGGCAGCGCTGGGGGTGACGGAGCCGTACAGCGCCGGCATCGGCGGGGGCGGGTTCTTCCTCCACTACGACGCCCGCTCGGGCGAGGTGTCGACGATCGACGGCCGGGAGACGGCGCCGGCGGCGATGCCGCGGGACGCGTTCATCGACCCGGCGACGGGCGCGCCCTACCGGTTCACGCCGGAGCTGGTGACGAGCGGGGTGTCCGTGGGGACGCCCGGCACGCCGGCGACGTGGGAGACGGCGCTGGACGAGTGGGGCACGTGGTCGCTGCGCAAGGCGCTGCGCCCGGCGACCACGCTGGCGCGGCGGGGGTTCGTCGTGGACGAGACGTTCCGGCAGCAAACCCTGGACAACGAGGCGCGGTTCGCGGCGTTCCCGGCGACGGCGGAGCTGTTCCTGCCGCGGGGTGACGCGCCGCGGGTGGGCAGCAGGTTCCGCAACCCGGACCTCGCGCGCACGTACGAGGAGCTGGCGAAGCGGGGCACCGACGCGTTCTACTCCGGTGCGCTGGCCGCCGAGATGGTGTCGGCGGTGCAGGACCCGGTCACGGACCCGGCGACGACGCTGCCGGTGCCGCCCGGCCACCTCGCGCTGGAGGACCTGGCGGGCTACCAGGCGCTGGTGCAGGCGCCCACGGTGTCGGACTACCGGGAGTTCGACGTGTACGGGATGGCACCGCCGTCGTCCGGCGGGTCGACGGTGGGCGAGGCGCTGAACATCCTGGAGACGTTCGACCTCGCGGGGATGTCGGACGTCGACTACCTGCACCACTACCTGGAGGCGAGCGCGCTGGCGTTCGCCGACCGTGGCGCCTACCTGGGTGACGCGGCGTTCGTCGACGTGCCGCTGGACACGCTGCTGTCGGACGAGTTCGCGGCCGAGCGCGCCTGCCTGCTCGACCCGACGACGGCCGCCACCAAGCCCGTGCCGCCCGGTGACGTGGACGCCGACGACGGGACCTGCGGCGAGACGCTCGCCCCCGAGCGCGAGGACACGGAGAACATCTCGACGACGAACCTGACGGTCGTGGACAAGTGGGGGAACGTCGTCGAGTACACCCTGACCATCGAGCAGACGGGCGGGTCGGGGATGGTCGTGCCGGGTCGCGGTTTCCTGCTCAACAACGAGCTGACCGACTTCTCGCCCGTGTGGGACGCCGACGACCCCAACCGGATCGAGCCGGGCAAGCGGCCCCGCTCCTCCATGGCCCCGACGCTGGTCCTGCGCGACGACGAGCCCGTCCTCGCGCTCGGCTCCCCCGGCGGGTCCACCATCATCACCACCGTCCTGCAGACGCTGACCAATCACCTCGACCGCGGCATGCCGATCGACCAGGCGCTCGCCGCGCCGCGGGCGACGCAGCGCAACACCGCGAACGTCACCGCGGAACCCGAGTTCATCAGCGCCTACGGCCCGGCGCTGACGGCGTACGGGCACACGCTCGTGGCGTCCGGCGACCAGTTCACCTCGGCCGCGGAGATCGGGGCCGCGACCGCCGTGCAGATCGGCGAGGACGGCCTGCTCACCGCCGTGTCCGAGCCCCGACGGCGAGGCGGCGGCGCCGCGATGGTCGTGCGGCCCGTGCGGGACTGA
- a CDS encoding AAA family ATPase translates to MPHDHRSPVGRARSARRVLVAGTAGAGKTTLASRLGQILDVPHTEIDALFHGPGWVPRPEFLDDVTALAASEAWITEWQYQPVRPLLLERAELLVWLDLPVHVVMRQVLRRTLSRRFRRTVLWNGNVEPPLWTILRDKEHILRWAWHTRHKFDGLVEHLADVAPHVTVVRLRSHADADRWLADLALTRDGLR, encoded by the coding sequence GTGCCCCACGACCACCGCTCCCCCGTCGGCCGCGCCCGCAGCGCGCGCCGCGTCCTCGTCGCGGGCACGGCCGGCGCGGGCAAGACCACCCTGGCGAGTCGGCTCGGGCAGATCCTCGACGTGCCGCACACCGAGATCGACGCCCTGTTCCACGGGCCCGGCTGGGTGCCGCGACCGGAGTTCCTCGACGACGTGACCGCGCTCGCGGCGTCGGAGGCCTGGATCACCGAGTGGCAGTACCAGCCCGTCCGCCCGCTCCTGCTGGAACGCGCCGAGCTGCTGGTGTGGCTCGACCTGCCCGTCCACGTCGTCATGCGGCAGGTGCTGCGCCGCACCCTCTCCCGCCGCTTCCGCCGCACGGTCCTGTGGAACGGGAACGTCGAGCCGCCCCTGTGGACGATCCTGCGGGACAAGGAGCACATCCTGCGGTGGGCGTGGCACACCCGTCACAAGTTCGACGGCCTGGTGGAGCACCTCGCCGACGTCGCGCCGCACGTCACCGTCGTCCGCCTGCGGAGCCACGCCGACGCCGACCGCTGGCTCGCCGACCTCGCGCTGACTCGCGACGGCCTGCGCTGA
- a CDS encoding (deoxy)nucleoside triphosphate pyrophosphohydrolase gives MTRRLVVATAIVDSLHRPTRLLAARRSRPAELAGRWEFPGGKAEPGEAPVDAVHREIREELGVTVTLGDEIVGPDDGGWFITDRHVMRLWFATVDQGDPVPLVEHDALEWLAHDALWTVDWLDGDVPIVETLAARLAPPD, from the coding sequence ATGACCCGACGCCTCGTGGTCGCCACGGCGATCGTCGACTCGCTGCACCGCCCCACCCGCCTGCTCGCCGCGCGCCGCTCCCGCCCGGCAGAGCTCGCCGGCCGGTGGGAGTTCCCCGGCGGCAAGGCCGAACCGGGCGAGGCCCCCGTCGACGCCGTCCACCGCGAGATCCGCGAGGAGCTCGGCGTCACCGTCACCCTCGGCGACGAGATCGTCGGCCCCGACGACGGCGGCTGGTTCATCACCGACCGGCACGTCATGCGTCTGTGGTTCGCCACCGTCGACCAGGGTGACCCCGTCCCCCTCGTCGAGCACGACGCCCTCGAGTGGCTCGCGCACGACGCCCTGTGGACCGTCGACTGGCTCGACGGTGACGTCCCGATCGTCGAGACCCTCGCGGCGCGCCTCGCGCCGCCCGACTGA
- a CDS encoding helix-turn-helix domain-containing protein: MSAIELDRTFMNPGLTRREQVVLSNLSEDVTLEQIASRLFVTRNTVKSQVRSVYRKLGVSTRADAVAWAEEAGIRQF, encoded by the coding sequence ATGAGTGCTATCGAGCTCGACCGGACGTTCATGAACCCCGGTCTGACCCGCCGCGAGCAGGTCGTGCTGTCCAACCTGTCCGAGGACGTGACCCTCGAGCAGATCGCCAGCCGCCTCTTCGTCACGCGGAACACGGTGAAGTCGCAGGTGCGCAGCGTCTACCGCAAGCTCGGGGTCTCGACCCGCGCCGACGCGGTCGCCTGGGCCGAGGAGGCGGGGATCCGCCAGTTCTGA
- the gcvH gene encoding glycine cleavage system protein GcvH, whose translation MADFPANLRYSVEHEWIDGASPATVGVTSVAADALGDVVYLELPEVGATIEAGTVVGEIESTKSVSELYSPVSGTVVEVNTAAVDDPAVVNADPFGAGWLFKVEVSGEGQLLSAEEYAQHTA comes from the coding sequence ATGGCCGACTTCCCCGCGAACCTGCGCTACTCCGTCGAGCACGAGTGGATCGACGGCGCGTCCCCCGCCACCGTCGGCGTGACGTCGGTGGCCGCCGACGCGCTCGGCGACGTCGTCTACCTCGAGCTGCCGGAGGTGGGCGCGACGATCGAGGCGGGCACCGTCGTCGGCGAGATCGAGTCCACCAAGTCCGTCTCGGAGCTGTACTCGCCGGTGTCGGGCACGGTGGTCGAGGTCAACACGGCCGCCGTCGACGACCCGGCCGTGGTCAACGCCGACCCGTTCGGCGCGGGCTGGCTGTTCAAGGTGGAGGTGTCGGGCGAGGGTCAGCTCCTCAGCGCCGAGGAGTACGCCCAGCACACCGCCTGA
- the gcvT gene encoding glycine cleavage system aminomethyltransferase GcvT, whose amino-acid sequence MTETSETLSPLHDEHVALGANLTEFGGWLMPLRYSSDLAEHQAVRQAAGLFDLSHMGGISVTGPDAGAFLDHALVGNLSGLAVMRARYTMICAADGGVLDDLIVYHVAPGEYFVVANAANAATVLVALLERAAGFDAQVRDISASQALIAVQGPRAEEILRAVLVEDDEISGGTALDDLRYYACLGMRFGDETVLVGRTGYTGEDGFEVWVDVPHAVALWRAFLAAGEPYGLVPAGLSARDSLRLEAGMPLYGHELDTTTTPFEAGLGRVVRLDKTSDDGTPVEFVGREALAARKDSAPARVLVGLRGTGRRPARAGYPVVRPGADGAAGPQVGTVTSGAPSPTLGSPVAMAYVTPEVSAEGTELAVDVRGRAEPFVVVALPFYRRG is encoded by the coding sequence ATGACCGAGACCAGCGAGACGCTGTCCCCCCTGCACGACGAGCACGTCGCCCTCGGGGCGAACCTCACCGAGTTCGGCGGCTGGCTCATGCCGCTGCGGTACTCGTCCGACCTCGCCGAGCACCAGGCGGTCCGTCAGGCCGCGGGGCTGTTCGACCTGTCGCACATGGGTGGCATCTCCGTCACCGGGCCGGACGCGGGAGCCTTCCTCGACCACGCGCTCGTCGGCAACCTGTCGGGCCTGGCCGTCATGCGTGCCCGGTACACGATGATCTGCGCCGCGGACGGGGGAGTGCTGGACGACCTCATCGTCTACCACGTCGCGCCGGGGGAGTACTTCGTCGTCGCCAACGCCGCGAACGCCGCCACGGTGCTCGTGGCGCTGCTGGAGCGTGCCGCCGGGTTCGACGCGCAGGTCCGCGACATCTCCGCGAGCCAGGCGCTGATCGCCGTGCAAGGCCCCCGCGCCGAGGAGATCCTGCGCGCCGTCCTGGTCGAGGACGACGAGATCTCCGGCGGGACCGCGCTGGACGACCTGCGCTACTACGCCTGCCTGGGCATGCGGTTCGGCGACGAGACCGTGCTGGTGGGCCGCACCGGCTACACCGGCGAGGACGGCTTCGAGGTGTGGGTCGACGTGCCGCACGCCGTCGCGCTGTGGCGCGCGTTCCTGGCCGCGGGGGAGCCGTACGGGCTGGTCCCGGCCGGGCTGTCCGCCCGGGACTCGCTGCGCCTCGAGGCGGGCATGCCGCTGTACGGGCACGAGCTCGACACGACCACCACGCCGTTCGAGGCGGGCCTGGGGCGCGTCGTGCGCCTCGACAAGACGTCCGACGACGGCACGCCCGTGGAGTTCGTCGGCCGGGAGGCGCTGGCCGCCCGCAAGGACAGCGCGCCGGCGCGCGTGCTGGTGGGCCTGCGGGGCACCGGACGGCGGCCGGCCCGCGCCGGGTACCCCGTGGTGCGTCCCGGCGCCGACGGCGCGGCCGGCCCGCAGGTCGGCACGGTCACCTCCGGTGCCCCGTCGCCCACGCTCGGCAGCCCGGTCGCGATGGCGTACGTGACGCCCGAGGTGTCCGCCGAGGGCACCGAGCTCGCCGTGGACGTGCGCGGGCGGGCCGAACCGTTCGTCGTCGTGGCGCTGCCGTTCTACCGTCGTGGCTGA
- the gcvP gene encoding aminomethyl-transferring glycine dehydrogenase: MSHSPADPDLFADRHLGPRADETAAMLAALGYADLDALVDAAVPASIRQPAALDLPAARTETEVLAHLREIAAKNQVKRQMIGQGYYPAITPAVIRRNLLESPAWYTAYTPYQPEISQGRLEALLNFQQLVEDLTGLEIAGASLLDEATAVAEAVALMWRVSRAKEGFVVLDADLFAQSLAVTRGRADAVGLPVVVADLSDGLEAGLAAAGPLPVGDLVGVVVQQSGASGRVLDLRGVVAEAKERGALVTVATDPLALTLTTSPGELGADVAVGSAQRFGVPLFYGGPHAAYIAVRKGLERQLPGRLVGVSVDADGAVAYRLALSTREQHIRREKATSNICTAQALLANVASMYAVYHGPQGLRAIGERVHGRAVALAAGLRASGVAVVHESFFDTVRVAVPGRAEAIGSAAVEAGYNLYIADADHVQIACDETTTSEDVDVLLGLFGAGAADAGEDLGLGEALLRTTGYLEHPVFHRHRSETAMLRYLRALSDKDLALDRTMIPLGSCTMKLNATAEMEPISWPEFADLHPYVPADQALGYAELVGTLQDQLAEITGYAAVSVQPNAGSQGELAGLLAIRAYHASRGEAQRDVVLIPASAHGTNAASATLAGLRAVVVATADDGEIELADLHAKLAQHAGRVAAIMITYPSTHGVFEDHVREVCGAVHDAGGQVYIDGANLNALVGLARPGEFGGDVSHLNLHKTFCIPHGGGGPGVGPVAVAEHLVPFLPGDPTPGRKAATSAVTAVSAAPHGSAGILPISYAYLSLMGPDGLVRATQHAVLAANYVAQRLAAHYPVLYTGHAGLVAHECILDLRPLTAETGVTVDDVAKRLVDLGFHAPTMAFPVAGTLMVEPTESEDLAELDRFVEAMVHIRGEIAAVAEGRWDVASSPLRQAPHTAASVMTDAWDHPYTREEAAFPVARLRDAKYWPPVRRIDQAHGDRNLQCSCPPVAAYAE; this comes from the coding sequence GTGTCCCACTCCCCCGCCGACCCGGACCTCTTCGCCGACCGGCACCTCGGCCCGCGCGCCGACGAGACCGCGGCGATGCTGGCCGCCCTCGGCTACGCGGACCTCGACGCCCTGGTCGACGCGGCCGTCCCGGCCTCGATCCGGCAGCCCGCCGCGCTGGACCTCCCGGCGGCGCGCACGGAGACCGAGGTGCTCGCCCACCTGCGCGAGATCGCCGCGAAGAACCAGGTCAAGCGCCAGATGATCGGGCAGGGCTACTACCCGGCGATCACCCCGGCCGTGATCCGCCGCAACCTGCTGGAGTCCCCCGCCTGGTACACGGCGTACACGCCGTACCAGCCGGAGATCTCGCAGGGTCGCCTGGAGGCGCTGCTGAACTTCCAGCAGCTCGTCGAGGACCTCACGGGCCTGGAGATCGCGGGCGCGTCGCTGCTGGACGAGGCCACGGCCGTCGCGGAGGCCGTCGCCCTGATGTGGCGGGTGTCGCGCGCGAAGGAGGGCTTCGTCGTCCTCGACGCCGACCTGTTCGCGCAGTCGCTGGCGGTGACGCGCGGCCGGGCCGACGCCGTGGGCCTGCCGGTCGTGGTCGCGGACCTCTCGGACGGCCTGGAGGCAGGGCTCGCCGCGGCGGGACCGCTGCCCGTCGGCGACCTGGTCGGCGTGGTCGTGCAGCAGAGCGGCGCGTCGGGCCGGGTGCTGGACCTGCGCGGCGTGGTCGCGGAGGCGAAGGAGCGCGGGGCGCTGGTGACGGTCGCGACCGACCCGCTGGCGCTGACCCTGACGACGTCGCCGGGCGAGCTCGGTGCCGACGTCGCGGTGGGGTCCGCGCAGCGCTTCGGCGTGCCGCTGTTCTACGGGGGTCCGCACGCGGCGTACATCGCGGTCCGCAAGGGGCTGGAGCGCCAGCTCCCGGGGCGTCTGGTGGGCGTCTCCGTGGACGCGGACGGCGCGGTGGCCTACCGCCTCGCCCTGTCGACGCGTGAGCAGCACATCCGCCGCGAGAAGGCGACGTCGAACATCTGCACGGCGCAGGCGCTGCTCGCGAACGTGGCGTCGATGTACGCCGTCTACCACGGGCCGCAGGGTCTGCGGGCGATCGGCGAGCGGGTCCACGGCCGGGCCGTGGCGCTGGCGGCGGGCCTGCGCGCCTCCGGGGTGGCGGTCGTCCACGAGTCGTTCTTCGACACGGTCCGGGTGGCCGTGCCGGGCCGCGCCGAGGCGATCGGGTCGGCCGCCGTCGAGGCGGGCTACAACCTGTACATCGCGGATGCCGACCACGTACAGATCGCGTGCGACGAGACCACGACCAGCGAGGACGTCGACGTCCTGCTCGGCCTGTTCGGCGCGGGCGCCGCCGACGCCGGCGAGGACCTGGGCCTCGGCGAGGCGCTGCTGCGCACCACCGGCTACCTCGAGCACCCGGTCTTCCACCGGCACCGCTCGGAGACGGCGATGCTGCGCTACCTGCGCGCGCTGAGCGACAAGGACCTCGCGCTCGACCGCACGATGATCCCGCTGGGCTCGTGCACGATGAAGCTCAACGCGACGGCCGAGATGGAGCCGATCAGCTGGCCGGAGTTCGCCGACCTCCACCCGTACGTGCCCGCCGACCAGGCGCTGGGCTACGCGGAGCTCGTCGGGACGCTGCAGGACCAGCTCGCCGAGATCACCGGGTACGCGGCGGTCTCCGTGCAGCCCAACGCCGGTTCGCAGGGCGAGCTCGCCGGTCTGCTGGCCATCCGCGCCTACCACGCGTCGCGCGGCGAGGCGCAGCGGGACGTCGTGCTGATCCCGGCGTCCGCGCACGGCACGAACGCGGCGTCGGCGACGCTCGCGGGTCTGCGCGCGGTGGTCGTGGCCACCGCCGACGACGGCGAGATCGAGCTGGCCGACCTGCACGCGAAGCTCGCGCAGCACGCGGGTCGCGTCGCGGCGATCATGATCACCTACCCCTCGACGCACGGCGTGTTCGAGGACCACGTGCGCGAGGTGTGCGGTGCCGTACACGACGCTGGCGGCCAGGTGTACATCGACGGCGCGAACCTCAACGCGCTGGTGGGGCTGGCGCGTCCGGGCGAGTTCGGCGGCGACGTCTCGCACCTCAACCTGCACAAGACGTTCTGCATCCCGCACGGTGGCGGCGGTCCCGGCGTCGGCCCGGTCGCGGTGGCCGAGCACCTCGTGCCGTTCCTGCCCGGCGACCCGACGCCGGGTCGCAAGGCCGCGACGTCCGCGGTCACGGCCGTGTCCGCCGCGCCGCACGGCTCGGCCGGCATCCTGCCGATCTCCTACGCCTACCTGTCCCTCATGGGCCCGGACGGCCTGGTGCGCGCCACCCAGCACGCCGTCCTCGCGGCCAACTACGTCGCGCAGCGCCTGGCGGCGCACTACCCGGTGCTCTACACCGGCCACGCGGGCCTCGTGGCGCACGAGTGCATCCTCGACCTGCGCCCCCTGACCGCCGAGACCGGCGTGACCGTCGACGACGTCGCCAAGCGGCTCGTCGACCTCGGGTTCCACGCCCCGACGATGGCGTTCCCCGTCGCGGGCACCCTCATGGTGGAGCCGACGGAGTCGGAGGACCTGGCCGAGCTCGACCGGTTTGTCGAGGCCATGGTGCACATCCGCGGCGAGATCGCCGCCGTCGCCGAGGGGCGCTGGGACGTCGCGTCCTCGCCGCTGCGGCAGGCGCCCCACACCGCCGCGTCGGTCATGACCGACGCCTGGGACCACCCTTACACCCGCGAGGAGGCGGCGTTCCCCGTCGCCCGCCTGCGGGACGCCAAGTACTGGCCCCCGGTGCGCCGCATCGACCAGGCCCACGGCGACCGCAACCTGCAGTGCTCCTGCCCGCCCGTCGCGGCCTACGCCGAGTGA
- a CDS encoding LysR family transcriptional regulator — MAADPRRLAFLLAVHRAGGVLAAADLLHVTPSAVSQQIARLEREEGFPVLDRGPRGVTLTPAGRVLADAAERIESELLEARQAIANLGEGVTGSVAIGAFQSAIRAVVAPLLGTLAEQYPGVTVDVREHEPADSLRMLRAGDLDMVLLERDVDVDSPAPRGSHDVPLVDEPWLLVVPLSLPTPERIDDLRDMPWVGAMPNTAADLALRRLGRTLGTSLEVRHSFFDFDTALALVGAGQGLAMLPALAVRRSEPPEGTQIVALPGLGSRRIVARHRSTRHEPGPAVRAVVDAMVDVARELDLG, encoded by the coding sequence ATGGCTGCGGACCCACGAAGACTTGCCTTTCTCCTTGCCGTGCACCGTGCCGGGGGCGTGCTCGCGGCAGCAGATCTTCTGCATGTGACCCCGTCCGCGGTGTCTCAGCAAATCGCCCGTCTGGAGCGTGAGGAGGGCTTCCCCGTCCTCGACCGAGGGCCTCGCGGCGTCACCCTCACCCCGGCCGGCCGGGTCCTCGCCGACGCCGCCGAGCGGATCGAGTCCGAGCTGCTCGAGGCGCGTCAGGCCATCGCCAACCTGGGCGAGGGCGTGACCGGTTCCGTCGCCATCGGCGCCTTCCAGTCGGCGATCCGTGCGGTCGTCGCCCCGCTCCTCGGGACGCTCGCCGAGCAGTACCCCGGCGTCACCGTCGACGTCCGCGAGCACGAGCCCGCCGACTCCCTGCGGATGCTGCGCGCCGGCGACCTCGACATGGTGCTGCTGGAGCGCGACGTCGACGTCGACTCCCCCGCCCCGCGCGGCTCCCACGACGTGCCCCTCGTCGACGAGCCGTGGCTGCTCGTCGTGCCGCTCAGCCTGCCCACGCCCGAACGGATCGACGACCTGCGCGACATGCCGTGGGTGGGCGCCATGCCGAACACCGCCGCCGACCTCGCGCTCCGCCGCCTCGGCCGCACCCTCGGCACCTCCCTGGAGGTGCGGCACTCGTTCTTCGACTTCGACACCGCGCTGGCGCTCGTCGGCGCCGGTCAGGGCCTCGCCATGCTCCCGGCGCTCGCCGTGCGCCGCTCCGAGCCGCCCGAGGGAACCCAGATCGTCGCGCTGCCCGGCCTCGGATCGCGGCGCATCGTGGCCCGGCACCGCTCGACCCGGCACGAGCCCGGACCGGCGGTGCGCGCCGTGGTCGACGCGATGGTGGACGTCGCCCGCGAGCTCGACCTCGGCTGA
- a CDS encoding CBU_0592 family membrane protein, translating to MSPTLLTVITVLGWIGAAAGLVAYAQVSRGRWTSSSSAFQATNIVAAILMCVVAGVNGVWPSAAANVAWIVIGIQTLLMAQRARLAEQQAATATAGTVAVEPAVVSVVELDLPLVETPLDLATAERVAESVTLTGALPVVTPSVTTETAPSALRVPATVA from the coding sequence ATGTCCCCCACCCTGCTCACCGTGATCACCGTCCTCGGCTGGATCGGCGCCGCCGCCGGTCTGGTCGCCTATGCCCAGGTGAGCCGGGGCCGCTGGACATCGAGCTCGTCGGCCTTCCAGGCCACCAACATCGTGGCCGCGATCCTCATGTGCGTCGTCGCGGGCGTCAACGGGGTGTGGCCCTCGGCCGCCGCCAACGTCGCGTGGATCGTCATCGGCATCCAGACCCTCCTCATGGCGCAGCGCGCCCGCCTCGCCGAGCAGCAGGCCGCCACCGCCACCGCCGGGACCGTGGCCGTCGAGCCCGCCGTGGTCTCCGTCGTCGAGCTCGACCTGCCCCTCGTCGAGACGCCGCTCGACCTCGCGACGGCCGAGCGCGTCGCCGAGTCGGTCACCCTCACCGGTGCCCTGCCGGTCGTCACGCCGTCGGTCACGACCGAGACCGCGCCGTCGGCGCTCCGCGTCCCGGCCACGGTCGCCTGA
- a CDS encoding pyridoxal phosphate-dependent aminotransferase, translated as MKVSRRSHVPPFAVMEVLAAANSRRAAGHDVLNLCAGEPSTGASDVVRERAADLLRGADLGYTEAMGVPALRAEIAGHYRRWYDVEVDPARIAVTTGSSGGFVLAFLAAFDVGDRVALARPGYPAYKNILSALGCEVVELDCGPQTRYQPTVSQLMEAYYGGGLDGVVVASPANPTGTMITPAELDAIAGWCADHDVRLISDEIYHGIAYTDDVQQSTAASYTDRGAVVVNSFSKYWAMTGWRLGWLVLPDELVGPVDALAGNVALSPPALAQHAGIAAFTPAGYAAAAENVAAYAASRAALLDRVDELGWRPVAPADGAFYLYGNVSRFGLDAVTYCARLLAEADVAITPGTDFDAERGRDWVRLSFAAAPDVVARAVDRIVAWQATLEC; from the coding sequence ATGAAGGTGTCGCGCCGCAGCCACGTGCCCCCGTTCGCCGTGATGGAGGTGCTCGCCGCCGCGAACTCGCGGCGCGCCGCCGGGCACGACGTGCTCAACCTGTGCGCGGGCGAGCCGTCGACGGGCGCGTCCGACGTGGTGCGCGAGCGCGCGGCCGACCTGCTGCGCGGCGCGGACCTCGGGTACACCGAGGCGATGGGCGTGCCCGCGCTGCGCGCCGAGATCGCCGGGCACTACCGCCGCTGGTACGACGTCGAGGTGGACCCGGCGCGCATCGCCGTCACCACCGGGTCCAGCGGCGGGTTCGTGCTGGCGTTCCTCGCGGCGTTCGACGTCGGCGACCGGGTGGCGCTCGCCCGCCCCGGCTACCCGGCGTACAAGAACATCCTGTCGGCGCTGGGGTGCGAGGTCGTGGAGCTCGACTGCGGCCCGCAGACCCGGTACCAGCCGACGGTCTCGCAGCTCATGGAGGCGTACTACGGCGGCGGGCTGGACGGGGTCGTCGTGGCCTCCCCCGCGAACCCGACCGGCACGATGATCACGCCGGCCGAGCTCGACGCGATCGCCGGCTGGTGCGCCGACCACGACGTGCGGCTGATCAGCGACGAGATCTACCACGGCATCGCGTACACCGACGACGTCCAGCAGTCCACCGCCGCCTCGTACACCGACCGCGGGGCCGTCGTCGTCAACTCGTTCTCGAAGTACTGGGCGATGACGGGCTGGCGGCTCGGCTGGCTGGTGCTGCCGGACGAGCTGGTCGGGCCGGTGGACGCGCTGGCGGGCAACGTGGCCCTGTCTCCCCCGGCGCTCGCCCAGCACGCCGGCATCGCCGCGTTCACCCCTGCGGGCTACGCCGCGGCCGCGGAGAACGTCGCCGCGTACGCCGCGTCGCGGGCCGCGCTGCTGGACCGCGTCGACGAGCTCGGCTGGCGGCCCGTCGCACCCGCCGACGGCGCGTTCTACCTGTACGGGAACGTGTCGCGGTTCGGCCTCGACGCCGTCACCTACTGCGCGCGGCTGCTCGCCGAGGCGGACGTCGCCATCACGCCGGGCACCGACTTCGACGCCGAGCGCGGCCGGGACTGGGTGCGGCTGTCGTTCGCGGCGGCGCCGGACGTCGTCGCGCGGGCCGTGGACCGGATCGTCGCCTGGCAGGCGACCCTCGAGTGCTGA